One window of the Triticum dicoccoides isolate Atlit2015 ecotype Zavitan chromosome 3B, WEW_v2.0, whole genome shotgun sequence genome contains the following:
- the LOC119274929 gene encoding protein LATERAL ORGAN BOUNDARIES-like: MASPSSTGNSAVSVVVAAPTTPGAGAPCAACKFLRRKCLPGCVFAPYFPPEEPQKFANVHKVFGASNVTKLLNELPPHQREDAVSSLAYEAEARVKDPVYGCVGAISVLQRQVHRLQKELDAAHTELLRYACGELGGIPTALPVVTASIPIGRLSSAAMPCPGQLAGGMYSGGSGGGFRRLGLVDAIVPQPPLSAGCFYNMRSSNNAGGSVAAEVAPVQIPYASMANWAVNAISTITTTSGSESIVMDHKEGGDSSM; the protein is encoded by the coding sequence ATGGCATCCCCGTCGAGCACCGGCAACTCCGCCGTCTCCGTGGTGGTCGCAGCACCGACGACACCGGGGGCCGGGGCGCCGTGCGCTGCGTGCAAGTTCCTGCGGCGCAAGTGCCTCCCTGGTTGCGTGTTCGCGCCCTACTTCCCGCCGGAGGAGCCGCAGAAGTTCGCCAACGTGCACAAGGTGTTCGGCGCCAGCAACGTGACCAAGCTGCTCAACGAGCTGCCGCCGCACCAGCGGGAAGACGCCGTTAGCTCGCTGGCCTACGAGGCGGAGGCGCGGGTCAAGGACCCCGTCTACGGCTGCGTCGGCGCCATCTCCGTGCTCCAGCGCCAGGTCCACCGCCTCCAGAAGGAGCTCGACGCCGCGCACACCGAGCTCCTCCGCTACGCCTGTGGCGAGCTCGGTGGCATCCCCACCGCGCTTCCCGTCGTCACGGCCAGCATCCCCATCGGCAGGCTCTCATCCGCCGCAATGCCGTGCCCCGGGCAGCTCGCCGGCGGCATGTACAGCGGCGGAAGTGGCGGTGGCTTCCGGAGGCTCGGGCTTGTGGACGCGATAGTGCCACAGCCACCTCTTTCCGCCGGTTGCTTCTACAATATGCGGAGCAGCAACAACGCTGGAGGCAGCGTCGCCGCTGAGGTGGCGCCCGTGCAGATCCCTTACGCCTCCATGGCGAATTGGGCTGTGAACGCCATTAGCACCATCACCACCACCTCAGGATCAGAGAGCATTGTGATGGATCACAAGGAAGGAGGCGACAGCAGCATGTGA